A single genomic interval of Armigeres subalbatus isolate Guangzhou_Male chromosome 1, GZ_Asu_2, whole genome shotgun sequence harbors:
- the LOC134210315 gene encoding sphingomyelin phosphodiesterase-like, with protein MISLKTLCLLALVLGVCWAYQVKPKNFNKLVKQQKKFNERFEKEFLTEHLKYTESGVKSDRLEEMFEHLRQKPEMFRQELDNHPIPYQTTECTACRALVTTYLAYRRVLNWDRDRIAAQAASTCDTLGILLPENCVKVIDKNIDIFLYIIDNRPSLTAQTICGVIFQSGACVLEDREFLDWTIDVAAGGTPITSSKAGANRGANDLKIIHLTDLHYDPHYRTGYNAVCGEPCCCRVGQGIPANPEDGAGEWGDYRDCDSPWKAVENAVREAGRIHPDAAYVYHTGDIIDHGVWETTIDGNIQSITLTNNLLKSVFGTKPVYNVLGNHEITPTNVFAPSHIGIPEFSPSWVYELVADQWSSWLPAATRQTILQGGYYTVLVRTGFRIIALNNNDAYTFNWWILYDPAYLRGQLQWLHDTLLEAERAGEKVHILAHIPIGAGTSFVTWAQQYRRILDRFWNTVQAHFHGHTHADEFNIFYSAASPQHAINVAFNGGGTVPFSNYNPNYVVYYVNPQTYEVTDFESYYFNLTEANQHPTRNPLWTPLYSFASDFSISNVSPASLDGLARRFGTSSSELHRYWQLKVKRGDPFLQQGCDGECLLNHLCEIVTNEANDDRKCNELVAAFRKTENGKKN; from the exons ATGATTTCACTGAAGACTCTGTGCCTGCTGGCATTGGTGCTCGGTGTTTGCTGGGCCTACCAGGTCAAAccgaaaaatttcaacaaattggTGAAACAGCAGAAAAAGTTCAATG AACGATTtgagaaggaattcttaacCGAGCATTTGAAGTACACGGAGAGTGGGGTCAAGTCGGACCGGCTCGAGGAAATGTTCGAACACCTTCGCCAGAAGCCGGAGATGTTCCGACAGGAGTTGGATAACCACCCGATTCCCTACCAGACTACGGAGTGTACGGCTTGCCGAGCACTGGTTACCACCTACTTGGCATACCGTCGAGTCTTGAACTGGGATCGAGACCGTATCGCTGCTCAAGCTGCATCCACGTGTGATACTTTGGGAATCCTGCTTCCGGAAAATTGCGTCAAGGTCATTGACAAAAACATCGACATTTTCCTGTACATCATTGATAACCGACCCAGTTTGACGGCTCAAACCATCTGTGGAGTGATTTTCCAATCAGGGGCATGCGTGCTGGAAGATCGCGAATTCTTGGATTGGACAATTGATGTAGCTGCAGGTGGCACTCCCATTACGTCTTCCAAAGCTGGAGCAAATCGTGGAGCCAACGATTTGAAGATTATTCATTTGACTGATTTGCACTACGATCCGCACTACCGTACAGGTTACAACGCAGTCTGTGGTGAACCGTGTTGCTGTCGCGTAGGGCAAGGCATTCCCGCAAATCCGGAAGATGGAGCAGGAGAATGGGGTGACTATCGCGATTGTGATTCACCATGGAAGGCAGTGGAGAATGCGGTTCGTGAAGCTGGACGTATCCACCCGGATGCCGCGTATGTTTACCATACTGGAGATATCATTGATCATGGAGTATGGGAGACGACAATTGATGGAAACATTCAATCAATTACTCTAACCAATAATCTGCTGAAATCCGTCTTCGGAACCAAACCGGTGTATAACGTTCTGGGCAACCACGAGATCACACCGACAAATGTGTTTGCCCCAAGCCACATCGGCATTCCTGAATTCTCTCCAAGCTGGGTCTACGAACTGGTTGCTGACCAATGGTCAAGCTGGCTTCCAGCAGCCACAAGGCAAACTATCCTGCAAGGAGGATACTATACTGTGTTGGTGCGCACCGGTTTCCGTATAATAGCTTTGAACAATAACGATGCCTACACTTTCAACTGGTGGATCCTATACGATCCGGCATACCTTCGCGGTCAGCTGCAATGGCTGCACGATACTCTGCTGGAAGCGGAGAGAGCCGGCGAGAAGGTTCACATCTTAGCTCACATTCCAATCGGAGCTGGAACCAGCTTCGTCACATGGGCACAGCAGTACCGTCGTATTTTGGACCGCTTCTGGAACACCGTCCAGGCACACTTCCATGGACACACGCATGCTGACGAGTTCAACATCTTCTACTCAGCAGCTAGCCCACAACACGCCATCAATGTGGCCTTCAATGGAGGAGGTACAGTTCCGTTCAGTAATTACAACCCCAACTACGTCGTTTACTATGTCAACCCACAAACTTAT GAAGTCACCGATTTCGAATCGTACTACTTCAATCTGACCGAAGCGAACCAGCACCCGACTAGGAACCCCCTGTGGACACCACTCTACTCCTTCGCAAGCGATTTCAGTATTTCCAATGTGTCTCCCGCATCGCTTGATGGCTTGGCACGTCGCTTCGGAACGAGTTCATCGGAACTGCACCGCTACTGGCAGCTGAAGGTGAAGCGCGGTGATCCGTTCCTTCAGCAAGGCTGCGATGGCGAATGCTTGCTGAACCATCTATGCGAAATCGTCACCAATGAGGCCAACGATGACCGCAAGTGCAACGAactggtggctgcattccgtaaaACCGAAAATGGTAAAAAGAACtga